From Myxocyprinus asiaticus isolate MX2 ecotype Aquarium Trade chromosome 25, UBuf_Myxa_2, whole genome shotgun sequence, one genomic window encodes:
- the LOC127415717 gene encoding tumor necrosis factor receptor superfamily member 21-like — protein MPGKMYMTVLLMLLCTVVGDVLTLALTPSPITEKPLSPRHYRHVDPNTGIKLVCDKCPAGTYVSSHCTKASVRECSPCPEGTFTRGENGVEQCHRCQRRCQAPHIEKTPCTSTTDRVCLCPPGSFSQGEKCQSHSLCPHGWGVRKRGSETEDVRCRPCQRGTFSDVASDVLKCRTHTDCQSLGLTLLIKGNESTDNVCGLIPASSFSVPLGQASSMESAHRASTAVSPATKIEDVVGLVFNSTETALNSADIPTTTASSKESIEDREILIAATQDLPKRHHKLSLSRDHQLANQKAMETLSEDKAQGLGYRTIRRGAPRPSTHKHFDINEHLPWMIVLLLLLVLVVIVVCSIKRSSRVLKKGPRQDPSSIMEKAIHKNPSFPTHTKEKWIYHSNGQGVDILKLVAAQIGSQWIDMYKSLASATEREVAAFSNGYSADHERAYAALQHWTIRDSDANLAKLINALHRQRRIDVVDKIRSVMEDNPQVDLNMLMMAVNVSHCLSPNHKPLESPGVVVVQSPMERTKGFFTDESEPLLRCDSTSSKDSALSRTGSFITKEKKDTVLRQVRLDPCDLQPIFDDMLHILNPEELHVIEEISMAEDKLDRLFEIAGVKSQEASQTLLDSVYSHLPDLL, from the exons CTGCTGTGCACTGTGGTAGGTGACGTCTTAACCCTCGCACTGACCCCTAGCCCAATCACAGAGAAGCCCTTGTCTCCTCGACACTACCGCCACGTCGATCCCAACACTGGAATCAAGCTAGTGTGTGACAAGTGTCCAGCGGGCACCTATGTGTCCTCTCACTGCACCAAGGCCAGTGTGCGGGAGTGCAGCCCCTGCCCGGAGGGCACCTTCACCCGGGGCGAGAACGGGGTGGAGCAGTGCCACCGCTGCCAGAGACGCTGCCAAGCCCCTCATATCGAGAAGACACCCTGTACGTCCACTACCGATCGGGTGTGCCTGTGCCCACCGGGCAGCTTCTCTCAGGGTGAAAAGTGTCAGAGCCACTCGTTATGTCCACACGGGTGGGGCGTTAGAAAGCGGGGAAGTGAGACAGAGGATGTGCGTTGCCGCCCATGTCAGCGTGGCACCTTCTCTGATGTGGCCTCAGATGTTCTGAAGTGCCGAACTCACACAGATTGCCAGTCTCTGGGCTTAACGCTGCTTATCAAGGGCAATGAGTCAACTGACAACGTATGTGGCTTAATTCCAGCAAGTTCGTTCTCTGTCCCACTTGGACAGGCCTCAAGCATGGAGTCAGCACATAGAG CTAGTACTGCAGTCTCACCAGCTACAAAGATTGAGGATGTAGTAGGACTGGTTTTCAATAGCACTGAGACTGCCCTCAACTCTGCAGACATTCCTACAACCACAGCTTCCTCTAAGGAAAGTATTGAGGATAGAGAAATCCTAATTGCTGCAACTCAGGACCTACCTAAAAGGCACCACAAGCTCTCTTTATCACGGGACCACCAGCTGGCCAACCAGAAGGCCATGGAGACTCTATCTGAGGACAAGGCCCAGGGATTAGGCTACCGGACCATCCGCAGGGGTGCGCCGAGGCCCAGCACGCACAAGCACTTTGACATCAATGAGCACCTGCCCTGGATGATAGTCCTGCTGCTTTTGCTGGTGCTGGTGGTCATCGTAGTATGCAGCATAAAACGCAGTTCACGGGTGCTAAAGAAGGGTCCCAGACAGGATCCAAGCAGCATCATGGAGAAAGCCATCCATAAGAATCCCAGCTTTCCAACGCACACCAAGGAGAAGTGGATTTACCACTCAAATGGCCAGG GTGTTGACATCCTGAAGCTGGTGGCCGCGCAGATCGGCAGTCAGTGGATTGATATGTACAAGTCTTTGGCAAGTGCCACAGAGCGAGAAGTGGCTGCCTTTTCTAACGGCTACTCAGCCGATCACGAGAGGGCATACGCTGCTCTGCAGCACTGGACAATACGTGACAGTGATGCCAACCTGGCCAAGCTGATCAATGCCCTTCACCGGCAACGGCGTATTGACGTGGTGGACAAGATCCGTAGTGTCATGGAAGACAATCCTCAG GTTGACCTGAACATGCTAATGATGGCTGTGAATGTAAGCCATTGTCTGAGCCCCAACCATAAACCTTTAGAGTCGCCTGGTGTTGTGGTGGTGCAGTCCCCGATGGAGCGCACCAAAGGATTCTTTACTGACGAATCAGAACCGCTGCTGCGTTGTGACTCCACTTCCAGCAAGGACTCTGCCCTTAGCCGGACAGGCTCTTTTATAACCAAAG AGAAAAAAGACACGGTGCTACGGCAGGTGCGTTTGGACCCATGTGACCTGCAGCCCATTTTTGATGATATGTTGCACATTCTCAACCCAGAAGAGCTCCATGTCATTGAGGAGATCTCGATGGCTGAGGACAAACTGGACCGCTTGTTCGAGATCGCTGGGGTAAAGAGTCAAGAAGCAAGCCAGACCTTGCTTGACTCAGTCTATAGCCACTTGCCTGACCTCCTATGA